The DNA sequence GCCGCGAAAGCTTCTCCCGCACGTGGCCGGCCTTGTCGATGCCGTTGGCCTCGGCCGCCAGCATCGCGGCGCCGATCATGAGGTCGATGTGGGGCAGCTTGTAGGACACCGCCGTGAAGCGGTGGAACTGGACGAAGCCGAGGGCCAGCGCTCCGGCGTAGGGGGTCTCGCCGGCGAGGAAGACGCGCTCCCACGGGACGAAGACGTCGTCGAACACGGTGAGCGTCTCGATCATCTTGTGGTCGGCCGAGACCGGGTGGTGGAACCGGGAGGGCCCGGTCGCCGTGAACGGGCTGGTGATCAGCTTCAGGCCCTTCGTGTTCATCGGCACCGCGAAGGCGACGGCGTAGTCCCGGTCCGCCTCGCTGAGGGCTCGGGTGGGGATCACGATGAGCTCGTTGGCCGCCACCGAGTCGGTGGTATGGGCCTTGGCGCCCCGGACCACGATTCCGTCCTTCTGGCGGTCCACGATGTGGACGTAGTAGTCGGGGTGCTCTTGCTCGGAGGGTCCCAGCGAGCGGTCCCCCTTGACATCCGTCTGGGCCACGGCCAGCGCGAGGTCGTGCTGCTCCACGTACCGGTGGAAGGCCCGGAGGCGCTCCCGGTAGGGCGCCTTCAGGACCTCCTGCATCTGGTGACTCACGATCGTGTGGGCAAAGAGGAAATCCGAGCCGATCTCCTTGATGATGAGGAAGACGCCGTGCCCCACCCGGGTGCCGTGCTCGATCAGGAGGTGGCGGCGGAGGAGGTCGTCCGGGCCCTCGGGGAGCTTGAAGTACCGGCTCGACTGCGCTCCGGTGGCATCCGGATACGTGCAGAGGTCGGCGTGAGCGGGATCCTGCGCGC is a window from the Candidatus Methylomirabilota bacterium genome containing:
- a CDS encoding 4-hydroxyphenylacetate 3-hydroxylase N-terminal domain-containing protein produces the protein MGLRTPEQYLESLRDGRAVYYRGELVPDVTAHPELSIGVRHAALEYASAQDPAHADLCTYPDATGAQSSRYFKLPEGPDDLLRRHLLIEHGTRVGHGVFLIIKEIGSDFLFAHTIVSHQMQEVLKAPYRERLRAFHRYVEQHDLALAVAQTDVKGDRSLGPSEQEHPDYYVHIVDRQKDGIVVRGAKAHTTDSVAANELIVIPTRALSEADRDYAVAFAVPMNTKGLKLITSPFTATGPSRFHHPVSADHKMIETLTVFDDVFVPWERVFLAGETPYAGALALGFVQFHRFTAVSYKLPHIDLMIGAAMLAAEANGIDKAGHVREKLSRLIAWRETVRGLTVAAAYECRRMAPGVAVPNPITTNVAKQYFAENYHAMAQKVQDIAGGLLVTGPAEEDLTAPETKAYVERYLGGKRGFGATNRLRIMNLIRDLLTSDFGGYNEVLSIHAEGSLEAQKLTILREFDAAKARAFAAQCAYLGA